One Rhizobium sp. NRK18 genomic window carries:
- a CDS encoding TetR/AcrR family transcriptional regulator, producing the protein MSHKEDCMTSQDKSHERVNQKRRTRAELLRAAQEMTEQGLQPSVAEVADHAGISRATAYRYFSTPEELIREAALDAVARNITFELPNAVDVDKGPEDRLADVVDQIFGMVEDNEPMFRALLASSATGKSATKRGGRRLIWLRQALEPLKKDLPAKDYERLIHGLSLMTGIETQVVLKDICELSPAKAREVSVWAARMLLAGVLANTHK; encoded by the coding sequence ATGTCTCATAAAGAGGATTGCATGACGAGTCAAGACAAGAGCCATGAGCGCGTGAATCAGAAGCGCAGGACGCGTGCCGAATTGCTGCGGGCCGCACAGGAAATGACGGAGCAGGGGCTTCAGCCGTCCGTTGCGGAAGTGGCGGATCATGCCGGCATTTCGCGTGCGACCGCGTATCGCTACTTCTCGACGCCGGAGGAGTTGATCCGGGAGGCGGCGCTGGATGCGGTCGCGCGCAACATCACCTTCGAATTGCCGAATGCCGTCGATGTCGACAAGGGCCCAGAAGACCGACTCGCGGATGTCGTCGACCAGATCTTTGGAATGGTGGAAGACAACGAACCGATGTTTCGCGCGCTTCTCGCGAGTTCCGCCACCGGCAAGAGTGCGACCAAGCGTGGCGGTCGACGCTTGATCTGGCTGCGCCAGGCGCTTGAGCCATTGAAAAAGGACTTGCCCGCGAAAGACTATGAACGGCTGATCCACGGCCTGTCGCTGATGACGGGCATCGAGACGCAGGTGGTGTTGAAGGACATCTGTGAACTCTCTCCAGCCAAGGCGCGGGAGGTGTCCGTCTGGGCGGCGCGGATGTTGCTTGCAGGCGTTCTGGCCAACACTCACAAGTGA
- a CDS encoding TetR/AcrR family transcriptional regulator, with translation MLDGSANTGEFSPRQNEVLEAALHLLVAGGEKALTTSGLARAANCSKESLYKWFGDRDGLLSAMITHQAAKVRAYEPAGERLSTDDLRKHLLRFASDLLDVLHGDVSLALNRLAIGQTSRDGAKLGELLLERGRRQIDRRARALLDHGRRDGLLQFESGAEAYEALYGLIVADLHVRMLLGETIDTKTYAARAEKAVTAFLKLYGTEKTIAAM, from the coding sequence GTGCTCGACGGATCCGCAAATACAGGGGAGTTCTCTCCCAGGCAGAATGAAGTGCTGGAAGCGGCGCTGCACCTGCTTGTCGCCGGTGGCGAAAAGGCTCTGACCACGTCCGGCCTGGCGCGCGCGGCGAACTGCTCGAAGGAGAGTCTCTATAAGTGGTTCGGCGACCGCGACGGTCTCCTGTCGGCGATGATCACTCATCAGGCCGCCAAGGTCAGGGCTTACGAGCCGGCGGGCGAGCGGCTGTCGACGGATGACTTGCGCAAGCATCTTCTGCGTTTTGCCAGCGATCTGCTTGACGTGCTCCATGGAGACGTGTCACTGGCGCTCAACCGGCTGGCGATCGGCCAGACGAGCCGCGACGGCGCCAAGCTGGGCGAGCTGCTTCTCGAGCGCGGGCGCCGGCAGATCGATCGCAGGGCGCGGGCGCTGCTCGACCACGGCCGCCGCGACGGGCTACTGCAGTTTGAAAGCGGCGCCGAGGCCTATGAGGCGCTCTACGGCCTGATCGTCGCCGACCTGCATGTGCGCATGCTGCTCGGCGAAACGATCGACACGAAGACCTATGCCGCGCGGGCGGAGAAGGCGGTCACCGCCTTCCTCAAGCTCTACGGCACGGAGAAGACAATTGCCGCGATGTGA
- a CDS encoding NYN domain-containing protein, which translates to MASERRSQRLAVLIDADNTSAKIANALFEEVAKIGEASVRRIYGDFSSTRMKSWSDVLSQHAIIPQQQFAYTTGKNASDITLVIDAMDLLHSGRFDGFCLVSSDSDFTRLASRIREQGIDVFGFGEQKTPESFRQACKRFIYTENLLPGAANGTTDEQNPEKHPLQPPSASVPIIRKVLKQMDSEDGWVPLGTVGQQLSNLASDFDPRTYGTSKLSDLVRKTGAFDLEQPQGGALRIRIKMAPGKKKPA; encoded by the coding sequence ATGGCTTCAGAGCGCCGCTCCCAACGCCTCGCCGTTCTCATCGACGCCGACAACACCTCGGCGAAGATCGCCAATGCGCTGTTTGAGGAGGTCGCCAAGATCGGCGAAGCGAGCGTGCGCAGAATTTACGGCGACTTTTCCAGCACGCGAATGAAATCCTGGTCCGACGTGCTGTCTCAGCACGCCATCATTCCCCAGCAGCAATTCGCCTATACGACCGGCAAGAACGCTTCCGACATCACGCTGGTCATCGACGCCATGGACCTCCTGCACAGCGGCAGGTTCGACGGCTTCTGCCTCGTATCATCCGACAGCGACTTCACCCGCCTTGCCTCCCGTATCCGCGAACAGGGCATTGATGTCTTCGGCTTCGGCGAGCAGAAGACGCCCGAGAGTTTTCGCCAGGCCTGCAAGCGCTTCATTTATACAGAAAACCTGCTGCCCGGCGCTGCAAACGGCACGACAGACGAACAGAATCCTGAAAAGCATCCTCTTCAGCCACCGTCGGCCTCAGTTCCGATCATCCGGAAAGTTTTGAAGCAAATGGACTCCGAGGATGGCTGGGTACCGCTCGGCACTGTCGGCCAGCAACTCTCCAATCTCGCTTCCGATTTCGATCCCCGCACCTATGGAACAAGCAAGCTCAGCGATCTGGTGCGAAAGACCGGCGCCTTTGACTTGGAGCAGCCGCAGGGCGGTGCGCTAAGGATTCGCATAAAGATGGCGCCGGGTAAAAAGAAACCAGCTTAG
- a CDS encoding AraC family transcriptional regulator, producing MDPLSDVLSLLKPKNHLSAGFDVKGDWAIQFPDQHKSIKCGTVVRGRCWLAVENEAPVLLEEGDSFLLAAGRPFLMASDMSVPAVPATDVFAPARSGGVVTLHGGGDFLLVSSRFGLAGDHAHILLSMLPPIVHIRRREDSGVLRWSVERMMQELRAAQPGGFLVTQHLAHMILIEALRLHMNRGADGGVGWLFALTDKRLGAAIAAMHADPARRWTLQALAGLAGMSRTVFAERFKQATGKSPMDYLALWRMRLAADRLVHSGVSVASIALGLGYESESAFGVAFKRVLGCAPRQYARHAADRLDEEDGGRPAGEAAYRSAEAAE from the coding sequence ATGGATCCGCTTTCCGATGTCCTGTCCTTGTTGAAGCCGAAGAACCACTTGTCGGCCGGCTTCGATGTAAAGGGCGATTGGGCGATACAATTTCCCGATCAGCACAAATCGATCAAATGCGGCACCGTGGTTCGCGGGCGATGCTGGCTGGCTGTCGAAAATGAGGCGCCGGTGCTTCTCGAGGAGGGGGATTCCTTTCTGCTGGCCGCCGGCCGACCGTTCCTGATGGCGAGCGACATGTCTGTTCCCGCAGTCCCGGCGACCGACGTCTTCGCTCCGGCCCGGAGCGGCGGCGTGGTCACGCTCCACGGCGGCGGCGATTTCCTGCTCGTCAGCAGCCGGTTCGGGCTTGCCGGAGACCATGCGCATATCTTGCTGAGCATGCTTCCGCCGATCGTGCACATCCGTCGGCGGGAAGACAGCGGCGTGCTGCGCTGGTCGGTGGAACGGATGATGCAGGAATTGCGGGCGGCGCAGCCGGGAGGCTTCCTGGTCACGCAGCATCTCGCGCACATGATCCTGATCGAAGCCCTTCGCCTGCATATGAACAGGGGCGCGGACGGCGGTGTCGGCTGGTTGTTCGCCCTGACCGACAAGCGTCTCGGTGCCGCGATTGCCGCGATGCACGCCGATCCCGCCCGCCGCTGGACACTGCAGGCTTTGGCCGGACTGGCCGGCATGTCGCGCACCGTCTTTGCGGAAAGGTTCAAGCAGGCCACCGGAAAGTCGCCAATGGACTATCTCGCCCTCTGGCGCATGCGTCTGGCAGCCGACCGGCTGGTCCATTCCGGCGTGTCCGTCGCGTCGATCGCTCTCGGGCTTGGCTATGAATCCGAAAGCGCCTTCGGCGTTGCCTTCAAGCGCGTCCTGGGTTGCGCGCCGCGCCAATATGCGCGTCATGCCGCCGATCGTCTCGACGAGGAGGACGGCGGCAGACCGGCGGGCGAAGCAGCCTATCGGTCAGCGGAGGCTGCCGAATAG
- a CDS encoding SDR family oxidoreductase, with protein MRVFVTGASGFVGSAVVGELIAAGHAVAGLARSEASAKAISAMGAEVIHGDLTDLDSLRLGARNADGIIHTGFVHDFSRFKECCEIDVRAIEAMGSVLAGSDRLMLVTSGTGILTSGVLATESSVASGHIPRMSEQTAFRMLESGVRASAVRLAPSVHGVGDHGFVPLLINLAREKGAAAYIDAGDNVWPGVHRLDAARLYGLALENGTSGVAYHATGEPGVPFRKIAEVIGRRLGLPVVSKSGQDAIDHFGWFAHFAELDNPSSSEWTRQALGWTPTGPDLLTDLDQPAYFEG; from the coding sequence ATGCGGGTCTTTGTTACGGGTGCTTCCGGTTTTGTCGGATCGGCGGTTGTCGGAGAACTGATTGCAGCAGGCCATGCGGTTGCGGGGCTCGCCCGCTCGGAGGCATCCGCCAAGGCCATATCGGCGATGGGCGCCGAGGTCATTCACGGCGACCTCACCGACCTCGACAGCTTGAGGCTCGGCGCTCGAAACGCCGACGGCATCATCCACACCGGTTTCGTCCACGATTTCTCCAGGTTCAAGGAATGCTGCGAAATCGACGTCCGGGCCATCGAGGCCATGGGCTCGGTGCTCGCCGGCTCGGATCGCCTCATGCTGGTGACTTCGGGAACGGGCATCCTCACATCCGGGGTCCTGGCGACGGAAAGCAGCGTCGCATCCGGACACATTCCGCGAATGTCAGAGCAGACGGCGTTTCGGATGCTGGAATCGGGTGTGCGGGCTTCCGCAGTCCGGCTAGCCCCCTCCGTCCACGGCGTCGGCGACCACGGCTTCGTGCCGCTGCTCATCAATCTGGCCCGTGAAAAAGGCGCAGCCGCCTATATCGACGCGGGCGACAATGTCTGGCCGGGCGTCCATCGCCTTGATGCAGCGCGTCTCTATGGTCTGGCGCTTGAGAACGGCACCTCGGGCGTCGCCTATCATGCCACGGGGGAACCCGGCGTTCCGTTCCGCAAGATCGCCGAAGTCATCGGCCGCCGGCTCGGCCTGCCGGTCGTCTCGAAATCCGGTCAGGACGCCATCGATCATTTCGGCTGGTTTGCCCATTTTGCCGAGCTCGACAATCCGTCCTCGAGCGAATGGACCCGGCAAGCGCTCGGCTGGACGCCGACAGGTCCGGATCTTCTGACGGACCTGGATCAGCCGGCCTATTTCGAAGGTTAG
- the ilvC gene encoding ketol-acid reductoisomerase: MRVYYDQDADLNLIKAKKVAIIGYGSQGRAHALNLKDSGAQNVAIALKAGSATAKKAEADGFKVMTVAEAAGWADLMMMATPDELQAGIYKSEIAPNIRDGAAIAFAHGLNVHFGLIEPKASVDVVMIAPKGPGHTVRGEYQKGGGVPCLVAVHQNASGNALEVALSYACGVGGGRSGIIETSFQEECETDLFGEQVVLCGGLVELIRAGFETLVEGGYAPEMAYFECLHEVKLIVDLIYEGGIANMNYSISNTAEWGEYVTGPRIITAETKAEMKRVLHDIQTGKFTSEWMQEWHSGAARFKGIRRMNDKHQIEEVGEKLRGMMPWIKKGALVDKARN; encoded by the coding sequence ATGCGCGTCTATTACGATCAGGATGCAGATCTCAATCTCATCAAGGCCAAGAAGGTTGCCATCATCGGTTACGGTTCGCAGGGCCGCGCCCATGCGCTGAACCTGAAGGATTCGGGTGCCCAGAACGTGGCAATCGCCCTGAAGGCCGGTTCCGCCACCGCCAAGAAGGCAGAGGCCGACGGCTTCAAGGTCATGACGGTTGCCGAAGCGGCCGGCTGGGCCGACCTGATGATGATGGCGACGCCTGACGAGCTGCAGGCCGGCATCTACAAGTCGGAAATCGCTCCGAACATCCGCGACGGCGCCGCCATCGCATTCGCCCACGGCCTCAACGTACATTTCGGCCTGATCGAGCCCAAGGCTTCGGTCGACGTCGTCATGATCGCGCCGAAGGGGCCTGGCCACACCGTTCGCGGCGAATACCAGAAGGGCGGCGGCGTGCCGTGCCTGGTCGCCGTTCACCAGAACGCTTCCGGCAATGCTCTTGAAGTTGCCCTGTCCTACGCCTGCGGCGTTGGCGGCGGCCGTTCCGGCATCATCGAAACCAGCTTCCAGGAAGAATGCGAAACCGACCTGTTCGGCGAGCAGGTCGTTCTGTGCGGCGGTCTCGTCGAGTTGATCCGCGCCGGCTTCGAAACGCTGGTCGAAGGCGGCTATGCTCCGGAAATGGCATACTTCGAATGCCTGCACGAAGTGAAGCTGATCGTCGACCTGATCTATGAAGGCGGCATCGCCAACATGAACTACTCGATCTCGAACACGGCCGAGTGGGGCGAATACGTCACCGGCCCGCGCATCATCACGGCTGAAACGAAGGCTGAAATGAAGCGCGTCCTGCACGACATCCAGACCGGCAAGTTCACCTCCGAGTGGATGCAGGAATGGCATTCGGGTGCAGCCCGCTTCAAGGGCATCCGCCGCATGAACGACAAGCACCAGATCGAAGAAGTCGGCGAAAAGCTGCGTGGCATGATGCCCTGGATCAAGAAGGGCGCGCTGGTCGACAAGGCCCGCAACTGA
- a CDS encoding ATP-dependent RecD-like DNA helicase — MQFAPQQDEALKAVSRWLKEGRQPVFRLFGYAGTGKTTLARHFAEHVDGDVLFAAFTGKAAQVLRSRGASNAKTIHSLIYRPRGEETVEDEETGKTSVSPMFSINRQSPLAKAALIIIDECSMVDEQLGQDLMSFGTPILVLGDPGQLPPVSGGGFFTNQEPDYLLTDIHRQARDNPIIQLAMQVREGKEIMYGDYGTAQVISKNEVTQDLVLEADQVLVGTNRTRRRYNMRLRELKGFTASYPQAGDKLVCLRNDQVKGLLNGSLWQVMTSSRETVKPGINLLIKPEDDDMDRGAAKIKLLKAAFEDVDTEIPWSTRKRYDEFDYGYALTVHKAQGSQWNNVVLFDESFAFRDTRERWLYTAVTRAAETLTIVR, encoded by the coding sequence ATGCAATTTGCTCCGCAACAGGATGAGGCGCTGAAGGCCGTATCGCGCTGGTTGAAGGAAGGCCGGCAGCCGGTGTTCCGGCTGTTTGGCTATGCCGGAACCGGCAAGACGACGCTTGCCCGGCATTTTGCCGAACATGTCGATGGCGACGTGCTGTTTGCCGCCTTTACCGGCAAGGCCGCCCAGGTGCTGCGTTCGCGCGGTGCTTCCAATGCCAAGACCATTCATTCGTTGATCTACCGGCCGCGCGGCGAGGAGACGGTCGAGGACGAGGAGACAGGCAAGACCTCGGTTTCGCCGATGTTTTCGATCAATCGCCAGAGCCCGCTTGCCAAGGCCGCGCTGATCATCATCGACGAATGCTCGATGGTCGACGAGCAGCTCGGGCAGGACCTGATGAGTTTCGGAACGCCGATCCTGGTGCTCGGGGATCCGGGGCAGCTGCCACCGGTTTCGGGCGGCGGCTTCTTCACCAATCAGGAGCCCGACTACCTGCTGACGGACATTCATCGCCAGGCGCGAGACAATCCGATCATCCAGCTTGCCATGCAGGTGCGTGAGGGCAAGGAGATCATGTATGGCGATTACGGCACCGCCCAGGTGATTTCCAAGAACGAGGTGACGCAGGATCTGGTGCTGGAGGCGGACCAGGTGCTGGTCGGTACCAACCGGACCCGCCGCCGCTACAACATGCGCCTGCGCGAGCTCAAGGGCTTTACTGCATCCTATCCGCAGGCCGGCGACAAGCTCGTCTGCCTGCGCAACGATCAGGTCAAGGGCCTGCTCAACGGTTCCTTGTGGCAGGTGATGACATCGTCGCGCGAGACGGTGAAGCCCGGCATCAATCTGCTGATCAAGCCGGAAGACGACGACATGGATCGCGGTGCGGCGAAGATCAAGCTCTTGAAGGCCGCATTCGAGGATGTCGATACGGAAATCCCGTGGTCGACGCGAAAGCGTTATGACGAGTTCGATTACGGCTATGCGCTGACCGTGCACAAGGCGCAGGGTTCGCAGTGGAACAATGTCGTGCTCTTCGACGAGAGCTTTGCCTTTCGCGACACGCGCGAGCGCTGGCTTTACACCGCCGTCACCCGCGCCGCCGAGACCCTGACGATCGTTCGCTAA
- a CDS encoding MerR family transcriptional regulator, producing MPDLSKRLQKNGSAKRARKTFRFMPSVPVPPELDRETIAIADMANAFGVTHRTLHFYEEKGLLASDRAGLMRIYHASDARQMAVVNLCREVGMPVADIQDLLERIRSAESQEDADETFQEALEARRRELTANMSALHRQMQQITDYLEGETGASPTNDNRTEHDLSDAERECLELMAEGYTLTRLSRAMQISPEKVQELEVSIIRKFDANNRFQAVAKAVLLGIVKT from the coding sequence ATGCCGGATCTGAGCAAACGCTTGCAGAAGAACGGCTCGGCAAAGAGAGCCCGCAAGACGTTTCGGTTCATGCCGTCCGTCCCGGTTCCGCCTGAACTCGACCGGGAAACCATCGCCATTGCCGACATGGCCAATGCCTTCGGCGTCACCCACCGCACCCTGCATTTCTACGAGGAAAAAGGCCTGCTGGCCTCTGACCGCGCCGGGCTGATGCGCATCTATCATGCCTCGGACGCCCGCCAGATGGCGGTCGTCAATCTCTGCCGCGAAGTCGGCATGCCCGTCGCCGACATTCAGGACCTGCTGGAACGCATCCGTTCGGCGGAAAGCCAGGAGGATGCCGACGAGACCTTTCAGGAGGCGCTGGAAGCCCGCCGGCGCGAACTGACGGCAAACATGTCGGCGCTTCATCGGCAGATGCAGCAGATCACCGATTATCTCGAGGGCGAGACCGGCGCCTCCCCCACGAACGACAACCGCACGGAACACGACCTGTCGGATGCCGAGCGCGAATGTCTCGAACTGATGGCGGAAGGCTACACGCTGACCCGCCTTTCGAGGGCGATGCAGATTTCTCCTGAAAAGGTCCAGGAGCTGGAAGTGTCGATCATTCGCAAGTTCGACGCCAACAATCGCTTCCAGGCCGTCGCCAAGGCCGTGCTGCTGGGCATCGTCAAGACCTGA
- a CDS encoding winged helix-turn-helix transcriptional regulator, with translation MVIDGNGFMRGKTFDGGQCPVRDVMDKISGKWSSLLLLALDDGPMRFGQLRRLVPDISQRMLTQTLRDLQRDGYISRTVYPTQPPSVEYALTDLGCSFMTPLKALVVWAESNHGHIKQLRSHYDALAQAE, from the coding sequence ATGGTGATCGACGGCAACGGATTCATGCGCGGCAAGACGTTCGACGGAGGACAATGCCCCGTGCGCGACGTGATGGACAAGATCAGCGGGAAGTGGAGTTCATTGCTGCTGCTCGCGCTCGATGACGGGCCGATGCGTTTCGGTCAACTGCGGCGGCTGGTGCCCGACATCTCGCAGCGGATGCTGACGCAGACATTGCGGGACTTGCAGCGGGACGGCTATATCTCGCGGACGGTCTATCCGACGCAGCCTCCGAGCGTCGAATACGCGCTGACAGATCTCGGTTGCTCGTTCATGACGCCGCTAAAGGCGCTCGTGGTGTGGGCGGAAAGCAATCACGGCCACATCAAGCAGTTGCGTTCGCATTATGATGCCTTGGCGCAGGCCGAATAA
- a CDS encoding SDR family oxidoreductase, with product MTETLLVTGASGKLGRAVVHHLLDAGHPAGTIIATTRDVTKLSDLADKGVVVRPATFDDPQSLLTAFAGADRLLLISTDELSTPGKRLVQHTNAVESAAKAGVKHIVYTSMPKPEPGNAVLFAPDHYGTEQAIIASGMGYTILRNTWYQENLFLVLPDAFKSGTLYTSAGDGRISHIAHADCAKAAAAALASTSNENHILTLTGPELFTTAEIAALASSIVGKPLSVVNLTDEQLIGGMVAHGLPEPVAKVFTSFDINTRQGGFDIVTGDFEMLTGEKPRPLKAFFEQVKSQF from the coding sequence ATGACTGAGACATTGCTCGTAACGGGCGCCTCCGGAAAACTCGGCCGGGCCGTCGTCCACCATCTGCTGGATGCTGGCCATCCTGCCGGCACGATCATTGCCACCACGCGCGACGTCACCAAGCTCTCGGACCTCGCCGACAAAGGCGTCGTCGTCCGTCCGGCGACGTTCGACGATCCGCAATCGCTTCTGACGGCATTTGCCGGCGCCGACCGGCTGTTGCTGATCTCCACCGACGAACTCTCGACGCCCGGCAAGCGTCTGGTCCAGCACACCAACGCAGTCGAGTCCGCCGCCAAGGCAGGCGTGAAGCACATCGTCTATACGTCGATGCCGAAGCCGGAGCCGGGCAACGCCGTTCTCTTCGCGCCGGATCATTACGGAACGGAACAGGCGATCATTGCCAGCGGCATGGGCTACACCATCCTGCGCAACACCTGGTATCAGGAAAACCTGTTCCTGGTTCTGCCCGACGCCTTCAAGTCCGGCACGCTCTATACGTCTGCAGGCGATGGCAGGATTTCCCACATCGCGCATGCCGATTGCGCCAAGGCCGCAGCCGCCGCCCTTGCCTCGACCAGCAATGAAAACCACATCCTGACACTGACCGGGCCGGAACTCTTCACGACTGCGGAGATCGCTGCGCTGGCATCATCCATCGTCGGCAAGCCGCTTTCGGTCGTCAACCTGACCGACGAGCAACTGATCGGCGGCATGGTCGCCCATGGGCTGCCGGAACCGGTGGCGAAGGTCTTCACCTCGTTCGACATCAACACCCGCCAGGGCGGCTTCGACATCGTCACCGGCGATTTCGAAATGCTGACCGGCGAGAAGCCGCGCCCCCTCAAGGCATTCTTTGAACAGGTGAAGAGTCAGTTCTGA
- a CDS encoding cupin domain-containing protein: MTRDTDGSFTLTECLTAPGAGAPLHRQDDEEAFLVLCGRYEITINGETRICEAGDFAYVPPKAVHTFRNPGDKPAKMLIVNLPGGMHEGFFMTVGDPVKAGDTAYEDMGPPDFGLLAQTAARFGIEILPPQAA, from the coding sequence ATGACCCGTGACACCGACGGGTCCTTCACGCTCACCGAGTGCCTGACCGCACCCGGCGCAGGTGCCCCCCTGCACCGCCAGGACGACGAGGAGGCCTTCCTCGTGCTCTGCGGGCGCTATGAAATCACCATCAATGGCGAAACCCGCATCTGCGAGGCTGGCGACTTCGCCTATGTACCGCCTAAGGCCGTTCACACCTTCCGCAATCCGGGCGACAAGCCGGCCAAGATGCTGATCGTCAACCTGCCGGGCGGCATGCATGAGGGCTTCTTCATGACGGTGGGCGACCCGGTGAAGGCCGGAGATACCGCCTATGAGGACATGGGGCCGCCCGATTTCGGCCTTCTGGCACAGACCGCCGCCCGGTTCGGCATCGAGATCCTGCCGCCGCAAGCGGCATGA
- a CDS encoding pyridoxine 5'-phosphate synthase, whose protein sequence is MTAKLSVNVNAIAMLRNRRDLPWPSVRELGRIALAAGAYGLTVHPRPDERHVRFSDLPVLRALIDDEYPSAEFNIEGYPSEEFLALCEKNQPEQVTLVPDDPAQATSDHGWDVLANMAFLKTVVSRLKAAGMRVSLFADGDSSREQMEAAKATGADRVEFYTGPYGGCYDDPDKARQWAETLGRTAGYAREFGLGVNAGHDLTIENLPLLIKHIPDLAEVSIGHALTADALQYGMAETVRRYRRACGEAV, encoded by the coding sequence ATGACCGCTAAACTTTCCGTCAATGTGAATGCCATCGCCATGCTGAGAAACCGTCGCGACCTGCCATGGCCGAGCGTGCGGGAGCTTGGTCGTATCGCGCTAGCCGCGGGGGCATACGGATTGACGGTGCATCCGCGGCCGGACGAGCGGCATGTCCGCTTTTCCGACTTGCCGGTTCTCAGGGCGTTGATCGATGACGAATATCCGAGCGCCGAGTTCAATATCGAGGGCTATCCGAGCGAAGAGTTTCTGGCGCTCTGCGAGAAAAACCAGCCGGAACAGGTGACGCTGGTCCCCGACGATCCGGCGCAGGCAACCTCCGACCATGGCTGGGATGTGCTCGCGAACATGGCGTTTCTCAAGACAGTCGTGTCGCGGTTGAAGGCGGCCGGCATGCGGGTGTCGCTGTTTGCCGACGGAGACAGCAGCCGCGAGCAGATGGAGGCGGCGAAGGCGACCGGTGCGGATCGCGTGGAATTCTACACGGGGCCCTATGGCGGTTGCTACGACGATCCCGACAAGGCGCGGCAATGGGCCGAGACCCTAGGGCGGACGGCGGGGTACGCCCGCGAATTCGGCCTTGGCGTCAATGCCGGACACGATCTCACCATTGAAAACCTGCCGCTTCTGATAAAGCACATCCCGGACCTTGCCGAGGTTTCGATCGGTCACGCGCTGACGGCCGATGCGCTTCAATACGGCATGGCCGAAACGGTCCGCCGGTATCGCCGGGCTTGCGGGGAGGCGGTCTGA
- a CDS encoding DUF4405 domain-containing protein — protein sequence MPTLFQRYATPFITGLFLVSLISGIALFFHFGSAYFHGMHEWLSMVLIAPFLLHIWKNWRPFLNYLKRPPMAIASGLSLAAAVAFAVPAMTATTGAGGNPLVAVSQAITGSTVANVAPLFGHTPETLSAALQEKGLTVSSTESTIADVAKASGIGERDMISYLASSRK from the coding sequence ATGCCGACCCTGTTTCAACGATATGCGACCCCGTTCATCACCGGTCTCTTTCTCGTTTCCCTCATCTCCGGCATTGCGCTCTTCTTCCATTTTGGATCGGCCTATTTCCACGGGATGCACGAATGGCTCAGCATGGTGCTGATCGCCCCCTTCCTGCTGCATATCTGGAAAAACTGGCGGCCTTTCCTGAACTATCTCAAGCGTCCGCCCATGGCGATCGCTTCCGGCCTGTCCCTGGCCGCTGCCGTTGCCTTCGCCGTTCCGGCCATGACCGCGACCACTGGTGCGGGCGGCAATCCACTGGTCGCTGTCTCGCAGGCCATTACCGGCAGCACGGTCGCCAATGTCGCTCCGCTCTTCGGCCACACGCCGGAAACGCTCTCCGCGGCACTTCAGGAAAAGGGCCTGACGGTGTCCTCGACCGAAAGCACGATTGCCGACGTCGCCAAAGCGTCCGGCATCGGCGAGCGCGACATGATCTCCTACCTGGCGTCGAGCCGCAAATGA